A stretch of the Sulfuritortus calidifontis genome encodes the following:
- a CDS encoding sigma-54-dependent transcriptional regulator, which translates to MSEILVVDDEAGIRELMREILEDEGYEVRLAENGQAARQERLAKEPSLVLLDIWMPDVDGITLLKEWSADGLLTMPVVIMSGHGTIHTAVEATRLGAFDYLEKPVPYNHLIDTVARALKAQGPAPTPSFNLDGLGSSPAIQNLAQRLKQVATVDSPLLVTAESGAGAEACARFLHVPGTPWFVPESMSDLAERPIDWLNQAKGGLLFLREVAELTPMQQKGLLLLLSRRREFNVRIVCASAQNLAQKALEGGYSKDLYNALTQAAVRVPPLREHKEDIPALAQAELAKVVQEQGLPPRRFSEAALAALNQFTWPGNIDELRARVRSLATTALNEEIDVDEVAAQMGDSRAEEKAVADLNLDMPLKDAREIFERRYLEALLGSCGGNMTRVAEKSGLERTHLYRKLKQLGIQLPAKKEA; encoded by the coding sequence TGGCCAAGGAACCGTCGCTGGTCCTGCTCGACATCTGGATGCCCGATGTCGACGGCATCACCCTGCTCAAGGAGTGGTCCGCCGACGGTCTGCTCACCATGCCGGTTGTCATCATGTCCGGCCACGGCACCATCCACACCGCGGTCGAGGCCACCCGCCTGGGTGCCTTCGACTATCTGGAAAAGCCCGTCCCCTACAACCACCTGATCGATACCGTCGCCCGTGCGCTCAAGGCCCAGGGCCCGGCGCCGACGCCAAGCTTCAATCTCGACGGTCTCGGCAGCAGTCCGGCGATCCAGAACCTGGCCCAGCGGCTGAAGCAGGTGGCCACGGTCGACTCGCCCTTGCTGGTGACGGCCGAATCGGGTGCCGGCGCCGAGGCCTGTGCCCGCTTCCTGCACGTGCCGGGCACGCCCTGGTTCGTGCCCGAGAGCATGAGCGATCTGGCCGAACGGCCGATCGACTGGCTGAACCAGGCCAAGGGCGGCCTGCTGTTCTTGCGCGAGGTGGCCGAACTTACACCCATGCAGCAGAAGGGGCTTCTCCTGCTGCTATCGCGCCGGCGGGAATTCAATGTCCGCATCGTTTGCGCCTCTGCCCAGAACCTGGCGCAGAAGGCCCTGGAAGGCGGCTACTCCAAGGACCTATACAACGCCCTGACCCAGGCCGCGGTCCGGGTGCCGCCGCTGCGCGAGCACAAGGAAGACATCCCCGCACTGGCCCAGGCTGAATTGGCAAAGGTGGTCCAGGAACAGGGTCTACCGCCGCGCCGGTTCAGCGAAGCGGCCTTGGCCGCGCTCAATCAGTTCACCTGGCCGGGCAATATCGATGAGTTGCGCGCCCGTGTGCGCAGCCTGGCGACCACCGCGCTCAACGAGGAGATCGACGTCGACGAGGTGGCGGCCCAGATGGGCGACAGCCGCGCCGAGGAAAAGGCGGTGGCCGACCTCAACCTCGACATGCCGTTGAAGGATGCCCGCGAGATCTTCGAGCGTCGTTACCTGGAGGCCCTGCTCGGCAGCTGCGGCGGCAACATGACCCGGGTGGCCGAGAAGAGCGGGCTGGAGCGCACCCATCTCTATCGCAAGCTCAAGCAACTGGGCATACAATTGCCGGCCAAAAAAGAGGCCTAG